A genomic segment from Pleurodeles waltl isolate 20211129_DDA chromosome 9, aPleWal1.hap1.20221129, whole genome shotgun sequence encodes:
- the LOC138259697 gene encoding uncharacterized protein translates to MTTLVHADQNGFVPGHSTSLNLRRIFAILHMPAAEKPPTGALLAVDFEKAFDSIRWDYLRAVMLEMGLGENWVKWVDLLYASPLARVKTGKTVSDSYPVYRGTRQGCPLSPLLFALAIEPLAAKLRQDGVGKGII, encoded by the coding sequence ATGACCACACTAGTGCACGCGGACCAAAATGGTTTCGTTCCTGGCCACAGCACATCGCTGAACCTGAGGCGGATCTTTGCTATTTTACACAtgccagctgcagagaaaccccccaCAGGGGCCCTCTTAGCAgtagacttcgaaaaggcctttgactccatCAGGTGGGATTACCTCAGGGCTGTGATGCTAGAGATGGGACTGGGAGAAAAttgggtgaagtgggtggacctGTTGTATGCCTCCCCGctagctagggtgaagacgggcaaaACAGTATCTGATTCATACCCGGTATATcgaggaactaggcagggatgccccctatccccgctactatttgccctggcaatcgaacccCTAGCGGCCAAACTACGACAGGACGGAGTCGGCAAAGGAATTATCTGA